The genomic region ATTTTGTCGAATGATACTGTTCGCATCATTCGCAAGTGCATAGACATATGGAAGCTTTTGAATCTCATCACCCATCAAGGCAATATCAGCTGTTTCTAACGCGGTATCAGTTCCGGCAGCGCCCATTGCAATGCCAACTGTCGCAGTGGCGAGTGCTGGTGCATCATTGATTCCATCACCGACCATCCCAACATCATCATACTCATCAACAAAGCGCTCAATTGCAGTCACTTTCTCTTCAGGAAGCAACTCAGCGTGATATGTATCAATACCAATCTCACGAGCGATTGTGCGAGCAGTCCGCTCGTTATCTCCCGTCAGCATCACGGTTTGAGAGACTCCAAGTTGTTTGAGCTGTTTGATTGTTTCTTCTGCTCGTGGGCGGATCCCATCAGCGACGGCAATGACACCTTCAAGTTCAGTTTCAGTTCCGACGAGAACAACGGTTTTTCCTTCTGTCTGAAGTTGGGGAACAGTCTCCTCGAGAAGATCGATGCAGTCATTCCGGGTGCACATTTGATGAGCGGTCTGTGTGATGTCTCCTCCATCAGTTGTTGCATGAACATGTGAGAGATCAAACCCTAGTTCCTCAAACAGTCCTGGCTTGCCAGCAAAATGAGGAGTTCCATCGAGGCTTGCCCGTACGCCTTTTCCGGTGATATTCTCGAACTCCTCAATCTCACGTGTAACTGTCTGTGCACTCCCAGCCTTGGCGACAATTGCCTCGCCGATGGGGTGCTCACTTCGTTGTTCAAGTCCTCGTGCACACCGGAGGACATCTTCCGTTGAGTTTTGATTCAGCGGGATAATATCAGTAACTGTCAGTTCACCTGTGGTAAGCGTTCCTGTCTTGTCAAAGGCAACGATGTCGACAGCTCCCATCGCTTCAAGATGATTCCCACCTTTGATCAGAACGCCGTTTTTTGCAGCACTGGTAATTCCTGATACAACAGACACGGGTGTTGATATAACGAATGCACAAGGGCATGCTAACACTAGTAATGTTAATCCATAGACGATGGCTGTGGACCAGCTCGTCGTGAGGATATATGGGCTTGCTATCGTTGTGAGGATGGCGAAAGCAACAACGACCGGTGTATAATATGATGAAAAGCGTTCGACAAACTGTTCACGCTCGGTCTTATTCGATTGTGCATCCTCGACCATTTCGACGATGCGCGAAAGCGTATTATCACTTGCCTTTGAGGTAACCTCAAGTTCAATATATCCCTCTTCATTAATCGTGCCGGCATACACGGTATCTCCTATCGTTTTATCGACAGGAACGCTTTCACCTGTAATCGGTGCTTGATTGATTGCGCTTTTCCCCTCAATGATCTTCCCGTCCATTGGGATCTTCTCACCTGGCTTTACGATGACAATATCCCCAACAGTGACTTCATCAAGTGGAACTGTCTCGGTCGTATTGTTTTGTTTAATTATCGCCTCATCTGGTGAGAGATTTATCAATTCTCGGAGTGAATCTCGAGTGCGATCGATTGAATATCGCTCTAATAGTTCAGCAATACTGAAGAGAAACGCAAGAGTGGCAGCCTCGAAATAGAGTGCTTGATCAAATACAAAACTCGCGGTGACCGCTCCCAGGATAGCCATGGACATCAAAAAATCAATATCAAGACTCAGATTGCGTGCCGAATAATATCCGTTGCGAATGATTTCTTGACCACCAGAAATGACAGCCGCAAGAAAGAGTATGTCAGTGAAAGCTATTCCTGTATCTAATATGGTTGCAATCTCCGCGCTCTGTCCAGTTACGACAAATTCAAACAGCAACCCAACGCCGACGAACCCACCACTGATCCATGTTTTGAGTGCCCGAGAGCTTGTCCAGATACGCTCACGCTCATCGGGTGTTTCCTGCTGTGCTGATTCGGTGTGTGAGTGACCTGTCGTCTCGTATCCAGCATCCTCGATTACATCGATGACATCAGCGTCACTGATATTGAAAGAATCGTAACTAACGATAACAGTTCCAGTTGTCGGCTGTGTATCATACCCAGTAATGTCGTCAGTATTATCAAGCGCATTCTCAACTTTACTTGCACACGAAGGACAGTCCATTCCTGGGACTGTGAACTCTGATGTCGTCTCACCTGCATTCTTGACGCTGTATCCTGCCTTTTGAATCTGATTGGCTATCTCATTGAGCGTAACTTGGTCGGTATCGTATGATACTGTGAGCACTCCTGTTGTTACCTGTGAGTCAATATCTCGAATTGCATCCAATTGTTCGACGCTGGTAATCACCTTTTGTGCGCAGGACGGACAGTCCATCTCTGGGATTGAAAACTGTGTGACGTCAGTATCAGTCGTCGACTGAGAGACATCATCTGTGTGTTGTGTGTTGTATTGAGTAGTCTCAGAAGCATGATCCGGTGGTTCACCAGTATCACCGGTCTGATCTGAGTCAGGCGTATTCATTGGTATATAGTAATTGCCACATACTTATTAAATCGACTGCTATGTAAGAGCTATTTTATGATACGTTGCAACAAGAGTATCATGCTGAGTTATTAACATCACAGACACAACCTCATATGACACCGAATGACGCATCACCCAACGACACTCGTCCACGGTAATACTAAACTTGGAGATATGTGTTAGTTCATGATCATCAGATCGTGTGACATCGACAGCCCTGCGTCTCAAAAGATGTCCTGTCAGACGATTCGAAAACAGATGGAGCATTGAAACTGCATGCAAGGATACTTCAATTGGATGAAGCAGTCATAAACTATTACGACAAGTTAGTGTGCGTATTCGATTGCGGTTGTTACTGAGGACCCAATAAACTCGTAGAACCGCCCACGAAGGCTATCTGAGTGTTGTGACATTTGTGTTATCACAACGACGTGATCGTCTTCGACAGCAAAAATGATATCAAGTGACTGTCCAAAGAATTCACCACGCATGATGAACTTATTATCAGCGTACAGTCCATCGTGATTCGGGGATGCCTGTCGACAGATATAGCCAGTGTCCTCTCTCAGTACTTTTTTGAGTTGCGAGCAGGTCAAATATCGCTCAGACTTCTCCGCGGCAGTGTGCGTGACAACTATTGTATCAAGCGACATGATATATCAATCTTATATATACTCAGAGAGCACATCAGAAAATCATATCTATCGTGACTAAGCCTCCTCTCGGGAACAGATGGCGGCGGTAATAATCTTCGATAACCCTTCTTGTTAATATTGTTTTATTATTGATACGATTGCATCGGGAGGCACATTTGCTATCCGCATATAGTTCTCTCATCACTCGCCAAAACCATCGCCTCGCGATATGGATACAGACCGCATGGGTCGGGGTAAGCGTAGTATTAACCACGCTAGCCCTCATACCGCATATAATGTCCGATGAGGATGGTCCGGAATATGATATCGATTTCCGTGCGAATCCGAGTGAGTATGAAATCGGTCGTGGGGAACAAGATGTATTCAAATGTGAGCCATATAAAGGCGAGTTACTCCCACTCTGGTCAATAAAGACACTGGATTCAGCTGAGGACGGAGCAGAAGCGATTTATAAGAAATTCTGTGAGTATCGCGATACGAACGAGTTTCCAGGAATGGACCTCGCTCGTAAGTACCTCCAAATGGGATGGACTCGTGCGATGCGATATGCAAAATACCCTGGTGGACAGAAATATGAAGATGGTGAAGAACGCGAAGCTCAAGAGTGGTATGATGATGAAAAACGTGAAATTGCATTAGTATACAAGCAATATCTCGATCAGCTTCGAGATGATGATACCTATCAACATCGCCGACAGGAATGGAAACAAGAAGAATCAGAGGAATCCTAGCCAGTGGTTTAACCGAATATTTCTATTGGCATGATACTCCGCGTTGATCTCATATGAGTATGTGCAATCCAATAGTGCATTTCGTGAATTGTACTGATAACATAATATATCTGACTATTATACAGTAAGCTGAGAGATTGACTTACTACTCAGAGTATCTTGACAGTTGGAACGGCGATTAAATCCGACTATCGCGGTGTTTGTCCCATCCTACGTATCGTTACAGAGGAAATTTCTTTGAAGCAATGTATTCCTCAGAGAGATAATGTAGTCATGCGTGTTCACAGAATCAGAATACTGCTGAAGGAATGACATAAATGCACGAAAATAAAAGTAAGAATACATTCTATGGTGTCGGCGGACTCCGGCGGTACTGATGATAATGATGGGGCTGGTGATGCTGACAATCGAGTGATTCCTGAAGAATTGTTAGTTGTCATTAGTATCTGCACACTCATTATTACTGCAATAATTCTTCCACCGGTCGATGGAGGGGTACTCTCAGACCCTCGCTCCGCTGGAGATTTGGAGGATAGTCTCGATATCAAAACACCAGACGATCTTGCATCCCCTGGGAATCCCGAAAGCACTTCGAGGGAATCCGATTCAGGACAGACAGTCCCACCGACTGCAGACCCCCAATCACAATCAGAGTCATCGCGAAAGACAGCTCAATCAACTCGGTCAGGATATGGATCTCCAGAGGCGAGCACACTCGATCAGCCACCTGCGTCGATGACTATTGGATCAACACAACCTCGTTCGGGAAAAATTTCAAAAATACCAGTATTCACAGTTGAATCTCCTCGGACAGGCTACTGGCGACAGTCAGTATATGCGACATATACAGGTTCAACGTGGGCTTCTGAAACAGAGTCACAGTCATATACGGGATCGATACCAAACAATGAGCGGACAATCGAACAGCAAAGAACAGAATATGAGGTGACCTCACTGCAAGAAACCTCGTCGTTGCCGGTGTTATGGCAACTTGAGAGCGTCAATATTCAGGATAGCTCAACAGAGATGCAGATCTCAACGGCAGGGACGCTTCAGACATCTCAATCAGTACCGAGGGGAACAACATATATAGCACAAAGTGCAGCACCGCCTCGTGATCCTGACATACTAACCGACGCTGGGAACAGGTATCCAAATGAGTTGTCTCGACGGTATACACAGATACCTGAGGACACACCACCACGGGTTACATCATTGACTGAGAATATTACCTCAGATGCTGAAACGCCCTATGAGACAGCGACTGTGATCGAGCGATGGTTAGAAGACTCAAAGGCGTATTCATTGAATGCGTCACATGAACGTAGCAGACCAATTGTTGATGAATTTCTCTTCGAGATGAATCGAGGATATTGTCAGTACTTTGCAACAGCAATGACTGTCATGCTTCGCTCACAAGACATTCCTGCCCGCTATGTGGTAGGATTTAAAGGCGGCACACAGGTTGCTGAAGATCGCTATCTAATCACGAGCGACACTGGTCACGCATGGGTTGAGGTGTATTTCCCCGATGTTGGATGGATTCGGTTTGATCCAACTCCACCCGGGGATCTCCCAATTCAGAATCCACAGCCACCATACAACATTACGCTCAATCGAACAGTGGTCGCAGGTGCGACTGTCGATATTTCAGTTGAAAAAAATACCAACCCAGTAACTGGTGCTCCAGTCCGTGTCAACACAGAACGCGTTGGATGGACAGACGCAACTGGAACTATCACAACACAATTACCATACGCTAATACTGTCACGGTCAGTGCACGCCCACCAGGTAATCAGGGTAAGTATCTCAACGAGCAGACGGTCGCAACGGTTGAGGAGATGTCCCTCTCGGCAGTCGGGGAGATCCCTCGACTGAGGGGGTCGTCACGGCAATATAAATTATCAGTGTCGAATGAACCACTCAGATCGACTAACGACTCAGGGTGTTCGATCCAAAGTGAAACAGCCCTCAAATGT from Haloquadratum walsbyi C23 harbors:
- a CDS encoding DUF4385 domain-containing protein, which produces MSDEDGPEYDIDFRANPSEYEIGRGEQDVFKCEPYKGELLPLWSIKTLDSAEDGAEAIYKKFCEYRDTNEFPGMDLARKYLQMGWTRAMRYAKYPGGQKYEDGEEREAQEWYDDEKREIALVYKQYLDQLRDDDTYQHRRQEWKQEESEES
- a CDS encoding transglutaminase TgpA family protein, with protein sequence MVSADSGGTDDNDGAGDADNRVIPEELLVVISICTLIITAIILPPVDGGVLSDPRSAGDLEDSLDIKTPDDLASPGNPESTSRESDSGQTVPPTADPQSQSESSRKTAQSTRSGYGSPEASTLDQPPASMTIGSTQPRSGKISKIPVFTVESPRTGYWRQSVYATYTGSTWASETESQSYTGSIPNNERTIEQQRTEYEVTSLQETSSLPVLWQLESVNIQDSSTEMQISTAGTLQTSQSVPRGTTYIAQSAAPPRDPDILTDAGNRYPNELSRRYTQIPEDTPPRVTSLTENITSDAETPYETATVIERWLEDSKAYSLNASHERSRPIVDEFLFEMNRGYCQYFATAMTVMLRSQDIPARYVVGFKGGTQVAEDRYLITSDTGHAWVEVYFPDVGWIRFDPTPPGDLPIQNPQPPYNITLNRTVVAGATVDISVEKNTNPVTGAPVRVNTERVGWTDATGTITTQLPYANTVTVSARPPGNQGKYLNEQTVATVEEMSLSAVGEIPRLRGSSRQYKLSVSNEPLRSTNDSGCSIQSETALKCQSETNVSVDVTGSTVRGKSVVVSTSIRGVPVQNGTVAVDGDIRGYTNNSGEFTLVLDDVTTGTHSISVTRQAASGTATIRVLNASSVSKPTQTQDSASTLPPTSMSTSTPASTPVTSSQDNTSSINITVTPQFGVLVPLTNAGIIITQSNTPVSNATVTLSGSAVGQTGPNGTVDATIPLQQSASITVVGPDNTRAQQTISGLYRTTAGIILGILLFAVAGIMFLYRNRDTIRIIIIRIHTTLTQTPMLVTDMFVRLTLGIDHVWSWFRQLSMQLRKFILAPRGHLSLDRLTDMRLLSPRQIVSIVYQWLRSLIRALRNRNQDQMSQSEEGISSSSESDVETADAQSIIRKLWYVFTRAVGPSRLRTKTPKEVATYAIEQGVPSKPVTILTQIYRKVEYGVESTTESQLESARDAFQTIQSALGKTNK
- a CDS encoding heavy metal translocating P-type ATPase → MNTPDSDQTGDTGEPPDHASETTQYNTQHTDDVSQSTTDTDVTQFSIPEMDCPSCAQKVITSVEQLDAIRDIDSQVTTGVLTVSYDTDQVTLNEIANQIQKAGYSVKNAGETTSEFTVPGMDCPSCASKVENALDNTDDITGYDTQPTTGTVIVSYDSFNISDADVIDVIEDAGYETTGHSHTESAQQETPDERERIWTSSRALKTWISGGFVGVGLLFEFVVTGQSAEIATILDTGIAFTDILFLAAVISGGQEIIRNGYYSARNLSLDIDFLMSMAILGAVTASFVFDQALYFEAATLAFLFSIAELLERYSIDRTRDSLRELINLSPDEAIIKQNNTTETVPLDEVTVGDIVIVKPGEKIPMDGKIIEGKSAINQAPITGESVPVDKTIGDTVYAGTINEEGYIELEVTSKASDNTLSRIVEMVEDAQSNKTEREQFVERFSSYYTPVVVAFAILTTIASPYILTTSWSTAIVYGLTLLVLACPCAFVISTPVSVVSGITSAAKNGVLIKGGNHLEAMGAVDIVAFDKTGTLTTGELTVTDIIPLNQNSTEDVLRCARGLEQRSEHPIGEAIVAKAGSAQTVTREIEEFENITGKGVRASLDGTPHFAGKPGLFEELGFDLSHVHATTDGGDITQTAHQMCTRNDCIDLLEETVPQLQTEGKTVVLVGTETELEGVIAVADGIRPRAEETIKQLKQLGVSQTVMLTGDNERTARTIAREIGIDTYHAELLPEEKVTAIERFVDEYDDVGMVGDGINDAPALATATVGIAMGAAGTDTALETADIALMGDEIQKLPYVYALANDANSIIRQNIWSSLIIKLGLAVAVPFGYVPIWLAVLAGDAGMTTAVTGNAMRLSRVMPNTDTEMTAQET